In the Cellvibrio sp. KY-GH-1 genome, TTGGGCGCGCGACGCCTGTGGTGATTTATGGCAGGGATTTGATCCTCAGGATTTTTCGCGCTGGGCCAAGGCTGCCGGGCTGGAAGAAGGTCAAAGCGTTTATTTTGCACTGCGCAACGGTTTTCAAATTCAGTTGCGTCAATTTTTTAAACCGACGAATTTTTAAACCAACAGGTTTTTAACATTGAATTACGTAGCCCGTATGGAGTGTAACGAAATACGGGAACTATGATGACCGTGAATAACAACCCCGTATTGCGTTTCACTCCATACGGGCTACCAGATTTTTTATTTTCAAAATTATGTGAAGGAAAAAACCATGTCTGAATATTCAGTCTTTACCTCCGAGTCAGTATCCGAAGGCCATCCCGATAAAATGGCAGATCAGATTTCCGATGCCGTACTCGATGCGATTTTAGCGCGCGATCCACACGCCCGCGTTGCGGTAGAAACCCTGGTAAAAACCGGTATGGCAGTTATCGCCGGCGAACTGACCACCTCCTGTTACGTCGACCTTGAAGACATAGTGCGCGATGTAATTACCGGTATTGGCTACAACAGCTCTGATGTAGGTTTTGATGGCGCCACCTGTGCAGTATTAAATGCGATTGGTAAACAGTCGGTGGATATTAACCAGGGTGTTGATCGCGCAAAACCTGAAGATCAAGGCGCAGGCGACCAAGGCTTAATGTTTGGCTATGCCACCAATGAAACCCCCAACCTGATGCCAGCACCGGTGTACTACGCGCATTTGTTGTGTAAGCGCCAATCGGAGTTGCGCCGCAACGGCACCTTACCTTGGTTGCGCCCCGATGCAAAATCACAAGTGACCATCAACTGGGAAGGTGCAACGCCAAAAATTGATGCTGTGGTTTTATCAACTCAACACAGCCCAAGCATCAGCCTGGCAGATCTGCGCGAAGCAGTACTGGAAAACATTATCAAGCCAGTATTGCCAAAGGAATGGCTGCATGAAGGTACCTTGTATCACATTAACCCGACCGGCAACTTTGTGATTGGTGGCCCAGTAGGTGACTGTGGCTTAACCGGCCGCAAAATTATCGTAGATACCTACGGCGGTATGGCACGTCATGGTGGTGGTGCTTTCTCTGGTAAAGACCCATCAAAAGTTGACCGCT is a window encoding:
- the metK gene encoding methionine adenosyltransferase, which encodes MSEYSVFTSESVSEGHPDKMADQISDAVLDAILARDPHARVAVETLVKTGMAVIAGELTTSCYVDLEDIVRDVITGIGYNSSDVGFDGATCAVLNAIGKQSVDINQGVDRAKPEDQGAGDQGLMFGYATNETPNLMPAPVYYAHLLCKRQSELRRNGTLPWLRPDAKSQVTINWEGATPKIDAVVLSTQHSPSISLADLREAVLENIIKPVLPKEWLHEGTLYHINPTGNFVIGGPVGDCGLTGRKIIVDTYGGMARHGGGAFSGKDPSKVDRSAAYMGRYVAKNIVAAGLADRCEIQVSYAIGVAEPTSISVNSFGTGKLTDKELANVVRKEFDLRPYAIQKQLDLLHPMYQLTASYGHFGREPFEHTYHYTENGEKKSKTFTAFTWERTDKVETLKKYL